In Dyadobacter sp. NIV53, a single window of DNA contains:
- a CDS encoding heparin lyase I family protein — MMHSRREFLRKTSMASMMLATIPQIFTPTNVAAKSRVYKNLKPLNNLSNSTLSENIVFNRASSATYYESNGLLTYAQQNLFTYSQDFTNLNWAKTGITVGPSAVIAAPDGTFTAGMVKVLNVSGEHKIGKSIDVSQGIMHTCSIYLKAGACTKVRVAFSNDESYTGGSPRFNINLSNGVISSKTSNVISCSVNNAGNKWWRIVFTATPDLGSLSGLSLFMLNNLEESVYAESTWMYIWGAQFESAPVASLYYPTANVTYSAPRYNYDPNTLSLKGLMIEPASTNMLKKSIKLNDTSIWLYRNVLLQPETVLSPDGVSRAVKLMEDGLSNSHYIRPAIKPAVVQGQQYTFSVFVKAGERKWMYFNLEGATIHFDLNDGTVSRSVNPAFQSANVEIIGNGWYRISATLFAAGSVMDTSIGVEVTENVRVYKGDGVSGIYVWGPQLETGSYASSYIPTDTKPATRSTETCSLLAPPTSSVNDIMIQRTNGGMWVNNISDNYNIPNSRYELLTGSFWEAGVPAGQKEEIAENMFPPDYINAGFSTAKVNLFGTDYRVQSPNKEYSVSLAKNKTCQLYKFQLNSGDQWSSDAGKDKERSELYSLTKMPFDQDVWLSYAVRVAPGAPVSSAFCHLGQFHATEDSGEVASVPVLTFRFKGENALQITTCANTEKIAKVNTTGVIRYNGTLQRGVWVRNVMRIRFSPTNGQLQWWENGVEKLNLSGVGIGNNDTVGPYWKFGIYRTRSVETLIAEYANMELSTTTSLISRVTEPLLIS, encoded by the coding sequence ATGATGCATTCGAGACGGGAATTTCTAAGAAAAACTTCTATGGCGAGCATGATGCTTGCGACGATTCCACAGATTTTTACACCGACAAACGTTGCTGCGAAATCAAGGGTTTACAAAAATTTAAAACCTTTAAATAATTTAAGTAACAGCACATTAAGCGAAAATATTGTTTTCAACCGAGCGTCTTCCGCAACTTATTATGAATCAAATGGTTTACTTACTTACGCACAGCAAAATTTATTTACATACAGTCAGGATTTCACAAATCTGAACTGGGCCAAAACAGGTATTACTGTTGGTCCGTCCGCGGTTATAGCCGCACCGGACGGGACTTTTACAGCTGGAATGGTAAAAGTATTAAATGTTTCTGGCGAGCACAAAATCGGCAAAAGCATTGATGTAAGTCAGGGTATTATGCATACGTGTAGTATTTATTTGAAAGCAGGAGCATGTACAAAAGTTCGTGTTGCATTTAGTAATGATGAAAGTTATACGGGCGGCAGTCCACGCTTTAATATAAATTTAAGCAATGGAGTAATTTCTTCCAAAACATCTAACGTGATTAGCTGTTCGGTTAATAATGCAGGGAATAAATGGTGGCGAATTGTATTTACAGCAACTCCTGATCTGGGCTCTTTATCTGGTTTAAGTTTATTTATGTTAAATAATCTCGAGGAATCAGTTTACGCCGAAAGCACTTGGATGTATATATGGGGCGCACAATTTGAATCTGCACCGGTCGCATCCCTATATTATCCGACTGCTAATGTTACTTATTCTGCTCCGCGTTATAATTATGATCCTAATACACTGAGCCTAAAAGGGCTTATGATTGAGCCGGCTTCGACAAACATGCTGAAAAAATCAATCAAACTGAACGATACATCAATTTGGTTATACCGTAATGTCCTTCTCCAGCCAGAAACGGTTTTATCTCCGGACGGCGTTTCCAGGGCAGTGAAACTTATGGAAGACGGCCTGTCAAATTCACATTATATCCGGCCGGCAATAAAGCCGGCTGTTGTCCAGGGCCAGCAGTACACTTTCAGCGTTTTCGTAAAGGCGGGGGAGCGTAAATGGATGTATTTTAATCTGGAAGGGGCAACAATCCATTTTGATCTGAATGACGGAACGGTGAGCAGAAGTGTGAACCCTGCTTTTCAGTCGGCAAATGTGGAGATAATCGGTAATGGCTGGTACCGTATCAGCGCAACACTTTTTGCGGCAGGATCGGTAATGGATACAAGTATAGGAGTAGAAGTGACTGAGAATGTGAGGGTTTATAAAGGTGATGGCGTCAGCGGGATTTATGTATGGGGCCCGCAGCTTGAAACAGGAAGTTATGCGAGCAGTTATATCCCAACAGACACCAAACCTGCCACACGCAGTACGGAAACCTGCTCTTTGCTTGCACCACCAACTTCGTCTGTCAATGATATTATGATTCAGCGTACAAATGGTGGTATGTGGGTTAACAATATTTCCGACAACTATAACATACCCAATTCCAGATATGAACTGCTGACAGGCAGCTTTTGGGAAGCAGGTGTACCAGCCGGCCAAAAAGAAGAAATAGCAGAAAATATGTTTCCCCCGGATTACATCAATGCTGGTTTCAGTACTGCAAAGGTTAATTTGTTTGGTACCGATTACCGTGTTCAAAGTCCGAATAAAGAATATTCTGTTTCACTTGCAAAAAACAAGACCTGCCAGCTTTATAAATTTCAGCTTAACTCAGGTGACCAATGGTCAAGTGATGCAGGCAAAGATAAAGAACGGTCGGAGTTATATTCATTGACAAAGATGCCGTTTGATCAGGATGTGTGGCTGTCTTATGCAGTGAGGGTGGCTCCCGGCGCTCCGGTCTCCTCGGCTTTTTGTCATCTTGGCCAGTTTCATGCTACGGAAGATAGCGGCGAGGTAGCGTCCGTACCGGTTCTGACATTCCGTTTTAAGGGGGAAAATGCGCTGCAAATTACTACTTGTGCCAACACTGAGAAAATTGCGAAAGTCAATACTACGGGTGTAATTCGTTACAATGGCACACTTCAGCGTGGTGTATGGGTCAGAAATGTTATGCGGATACGGTTTTCACCAACGAACGGACAGCTGCAATGGTGGGAAAATGGAGTCGAAAAGCTGAATCTGAGCGGAGTCGGAATTGGTAACAATGATACTGTCGGCCCTTATTGGAAGTTTGGGATTTACCGTACCAGATCGGTAGAAACACTCATTGCTGAATATGCCAACATGGAACTGTCTACAACGACTTCCCTCATCTCACGCGTTACAGAACCTTTGCTGATTAGTTAA
- a CDS encoding peptidase E — protein sequence MNRRKFVQLGASTAISVSLPLASQALNYTDTKKKIFITGGSMDSKFIMYIASLTGKENPKICFLPTATGDSLVNIVRWYDSCANLPVRPFVQRMFVSSYTQKESFETVLLGMDAIIVGGGNTLNMMVIWKAHRIDEILKTAWEKGIVLAGGSAGSLCWFEHGTTDSRPIELSKVDGLGFIKTSHCPHYHAEPQRKPLYWSKIKSKEYKAGYACDDKAGIYFEDNEVKKVVALDDQNNCYFVSLENGEVNEKLLPKEILK from the coding sequence ATGAATAGAAGAAAATTTGTACAACTTGGTGCAAGTACTGCAATTTCGGTTAGCCTTCCACTGGCTTCACAGGCTTTGAATTATACTGATACTAAAAAGAAAATATTCATTACCGGCGGATCAATGGATAGTAAATTCATCATGTACATAGCTTCGCTGACAGGAAAAGAAAATCCCAAGATCTGCTTTTTGCCCACAGCTACCGGAGATTCCCTTGTGAACATAGTTAGATGGTACGATTCCTGTGCCAACCTGCCGGTCAGGCCATTTGTACAACGGATGTTCGTTTCATCATACACACAGAAAGAATCCTTTGAAACAGTGTTGCTGGGAATGGATGCGATAATAGTAGGTGGCGGTAATACGCTTAACATGATGGTGATCTGGAAAGCGCACAGAATTGACGAAATACTAAAAACTGCCTGGGAGAAAGGAATTGTACTTGCCGGAGGAAGTGCAGGCTCGCTATGCTGGTTTGAACACGGTACTACCGATTCGCGTCCGATAGAATTGTCGAAAGTGGATGGTTTGGGATTCATTAAAACCAGTCACTGCCCTCATTATCATGCTGAACCACAAAGAAAACCGTTGTATTGGTCCAAGATTAAAAGTAAAGAATACAAAGCAGGATATGCATGTGACGACAAAGCCGGAATTTATTTTGAAGACAATGAAGTGAAAAAAGTGGTAGCACTGGATGACCAAAACAACTGTTATTTTGTGTCGCTGGAAAATGGTGAAGTGAATGAAAAACTTTTGCCAAAGGAAATTCTTAAATAA
- a CDS encoding ABC transporter ATP-binding protein — MKILWKYLRPQRKLIFISLFLAGTAQLLNLLDPIIFGKIVDNYAENPGNLTESELINNVMYWLAVAVAIAVLAKFFKSAQEYLTRKTVAHFGMSIFNDGLKQTLRLSFQEFEENRSGTTLSVLQKVKTDTERFVNSFINILFSSLVGIGFLLWYSINKNWMLIPVFVIGVLVLGSLTGLLSRKIKTIQRSINKQTNTQAGIITESLRNIELVKSLGLTFSEIRRLNQQTLEIFQLEMFKARKVSLLTFLQGVTLNLLKQSILFILLWLIFRKVLSTGELIAMQFISTAIFGPLQDLGNMILQYREVDASLKIFDQLMHKPIEQRPENSVELGPLTSLKFDHVIFRHKSSGYNAIDDISFMVESGKTIAFVGPSGSGKSTLVKLLIGLYLPVGGKIKFNEADSSTIRYNPLRRQIGFVTQDTQLFAGTIRDNMLYVKPSATDEEILEALKKASASGLIAKATGGVHTMLGENGMKLSGGEKQRISIARALLRQPRLLIFDEATSALDSLTEEDITSTIRNISTNREQMTILIAHRLSTIMHADVIYVLEKGKIAETGSHEELLLQKGLYYAMWRQQIGERRNAVIS; from the coding sequence ATGAAAATCCTTTGGAAATATCTAAGGCCCCAGCGTAAACTAATTTTTATCTCCTTATTTCTGGCCGGTACAGCACAGTTACTGAATCTTTTAGACCCTATTATTTTCGGGAAAATTGTTGACAATTACGCTGAAAACCCAGGAAACCTGACCGAAAGTGAGTTAATAAACAACGTAATGTATTGGCTGGCTGTTGCCGTGGCAATTGCTGTACTGGCCAAATTTTTCAAATCTGCGCAGGAATACCTTACCCGGAAAACAGTTGCGCATTTTGGCATGAGCATTTTTAATGACGGACTGAAACAAACCCTGAGGCTTTCATTTCAGGAATTTGAAGAAAACAGAAGTGGTACAACTTTGTCCGTTCTTCAAAAAGTAAAAACAGATACGGAGCGTTTCGTCAATTCTTTTATCAATATACTTTTTTCTTCCCTGGTCGGTATTGGTTTTTTGCTCTGGTACAGCATTAACAAAAACTGGATGCTTATACCTGTCTTTGTTATTGGTGTGCTTGTGTTAGGATCGTTGACAGGATTATTGTCAAGAAAAATAAAAACCATACAACGAAGTATTAACAAACAAACCAATACACAGGCCGGGATTATTACAGAAAGCCTAAGAAATATTGAACTGGTAAAAAGCCTGGGACTTACCTTTTCTGAGATCAGGAGGTTGAACCAGCAAACACTTGAAATATTTCAGCTGGAAATGTTCAAAGCGAGGAAAGTCAGCCTGCTCACTTTTTTGCAGGGCGTAACACTCAATCTGTTAAAGCAATCCATACTTTTTATCCTGTTGTGGCTGATCTTCCGGAAAGTATTGAGTACGGGCGAGCTGATTGCCATGCAGTTTATTTCAACTGCTATCTTTGGCCCTTTGCAGGATTTGGGAAATATGATCCTGCAATACCGTGAGGTGGATGCATCTTTAAAAATTTTTGATCAGCTGATGCATAAACCGATTGAACAACGCCCGGAAAATTCCGTTGAACTGGGGCCCTTAACCAGTCTCAAATTTGATCATGTTATTTTCCGGCACAAAAGCTCGGGTTACAACGCAATTGATGATATATCTTTCATGGTAGAATCCGGGAAAACCATCGCGTTTGTAGGCCCGTCAGGTTCCGGAAAATCTACACTTGTCAAGTTACTAATTGGGTTATATTTACCGGTTGGTGGCAAAATAAAGTTTAACGAAGCGGATTCTTCAACGATCCGCTATAATCCGTTGAGACGTCAAATTGGATTTGTTACGCAGGATACGCAGTTATTTGCCGGTACAATTCGCGACAATATGTTATATGTAAAACCTTCAGCGACAGACGAAGAAATTCTGGAAGCATTAAAAAAAGCTTCGGCGAGTGGACTGATTGCAAAAGCTACTGGTGGTGTACATACTATGCTCGGGGAAAATGGCATGAAACTTTCAGGTGGTGAAAAACAAAGGATTTCAATTGCAAGAGCATTACTTCGCCAGCCCAGGCTATTAATTTTTGATGAGGCTACATCCGCTCTGGATTCGCTGACGGAAGAAGATATTACGAGCACAATCAGGAATATTTCAACCAACAGGGAACAGATGACAATCCTGATCGCACACAGGCTTTCGACTATTATGCATGCAGATGTGATCTATGTCCTGGAAAAGGGAAAAATAGCAGAAACCGGATCGCATGAAGAATTACTGCTTCAAAAAGGATTGTATTATGCCATGTGGAGGCAGCAAATCGGAGAAAGAAGAAATGCAGTTATAAGTTAA
- a CDS encoding porin family protein: protein MKKSVFTVILFFAVQFAFAQKFSLGPKAGVNISNYTGGNIESDVLVGYHIGGVLNYGFGNVFSIQPEVLFSTQGAKVQSNGSKNDFKVSYITIPVMFKFKANGGFYVEVGPQAGFRISSDIPDQTINNFAKNLDLSLGAGLGYQSAIGLGVGVRYIAGLTMVGNFSGQNIDPDFKNSVIQASIFWAIPLVK, encoded by the coding sequence ATGAAAAAATCAGTCTTTACAGTTATTTTGTTTTTTGCAGTTCAGTTTGCATTTGCGCAGAAATTTAGCCTTGGGCCAAAGGCAGGAGTTAATATCAGCAACTATACTGGCGGTAACATCGAATCGGATGTGTTGGTAGGCTATCACATTGGAGGTGTTTTGAATTATGGTTTTGGAAATGTTTTTTCCATTCAGCCGGAAGTACTATTTTCTACACAAGGAGCCAAAGTACAAAGCAACGGAAGCAAAAATGATTTTAAGGTAAGTTATATTACAATTCCTGTTATGTTCAAATTTAAGGCCAACGGAGGATTTTATGTGGAAGTAGGGCCTCAGGCCGGATTTAGGATTTCCTCAGATATACCTGACCAGACCATCAATAATTTTGCAAAAAACCTTGATTTATCACTGGGAGCAGGTTTAGGCTACCAGTCAGCGATTGGGCTTGGTGTGGGAGTTCGTTACATTGCCGGTCTTACTATGGTTGGGAATTTTTCAGGACAAAATATTGATCCGGATTTTAAAAACAGTGTTATCCAGGCAAGTATATTCTGGGCAATTCCATTAGTGAAGTAA
- a CDS encoding Gfo/Idh/MocA family protein, protein MSKFNEKNRRDFIKKVGSGMLLAASPVHSLLANGNTGSSSSHEIPWNTGKISANDNIQIACIGTGIMGMGDTRTALKLPGIKLMAVADVYDGHLVRAKELFGNDIQTTRDYSEIINRKDIDAIILATPDHLHSQIGIEALKAGKAVYCEKPMVHKIEQGYDMIKAQSESKKVFQVGSQRVSSIVYSKVKELYKAGAIGELNFVEVYYDRHSAQGAWQYSLPPDASAETVDWNRFLSNKAPKMAYDPLRFFRWRNYQDYGTGVAGDLFVHLFSGMHYILDSKGPTRIMTSGGLRYWKDGRDVPDVMVGIYDYPKTASHPAFNLTLRVNFADGSGGGSGFRFVGTDGQITLSGNTVTVKKKKMAKAPGYTIDTFPKALQDKFLAEYRTKYPAIPEMSEPDFEEYKAPEGYDDRLDHFANFFDAMRNNKPVLEDAVFGLRAAGPALLSNKSYFESTVVNWNPEEMKIVKTV, encoded by the coding sequence ATGTCAAAGTTCAATGAAAAAAACAGACGGGATTTTATTAAAAAGGTAGGAAGCGGAATGCTGCTGGCTGCCAGTCCTGTTCATTCACTTTTAGCAAACGGCAATACAGGATCATCTTCTTCGCATGAAATACCATGGAATACCGGGAAAATTTCTGCAAACGACAACATTCAGATTGCGTGTATCGGAACCGGAATTATGGGAATGGGCGATACCAGGACGGCATTAAAACTTCCCGGTATAAAATTAATGGCTGTTGCAGATGTTTACGACGGGCATTTGGTTCGTGCAAAAGAGCTTTTTGGCAATGATATACAAACAACACGCGACTATTCTGAAATCATAAACCGCAAGGATATCGATGCTATTATTCTGGCCACGCCTGATCACTTACATTCACAGATTGGAATTGAAGCACTGAAAGCAGGCAAAGCTGTTTATTGTGAAAAACCGATGGTGCACAAAATTGAGCAGGGATATGATATGATCAAAGCTCAGAGTGAGTCTAAAAAAGTATTTCAGGTTGGCAGCCAGCGTGTGAGCTCCATCGTTTACAGCAAGGTAAAAGAATTATATAAAGCTGGTGCAATTGGCGAGCTCAATTTTGTAGAAGTATATTACGACCGGCATTCCGCACAGGGAGCCTGGCAATATTCATTGCCGCCGGACGCATCGGCTGAAACCGTTGACTGGAACCGTTTCCTGAGCAATAAAGCACCAAAGATGGCTTACGATCCGCTGAGGTTTTTCCGGTGGAGAAATTATCAGGATTATGGTACGGGCGTTGCCGGTGATCTGTTCGTGCATTTGTTTTCGGGTATGCATTATATCCTGGATTCCAAAGGGCCTACTCGTATTATGACCAGCGGCGGGCTGCGTTACTGGAAAGATGGCCGGGATGTCCCCGATGTTATGGTTGGCATTTATGATTATCCGAAAACCGCCTCACATCCCGCGTTCAACTTAACATTAAGGGTCAACTTTGCTGATGGTTCAGGCGGAGGTTCAGGATTCAGGTTTGTTGGTACCGACGGACAAATTACCCTATCCGGAAATACGGTTACAGTTAAAAAGAAAAAGATGGCAAAAGCGCCAGGTTACACCATTGATACTTTTCCAAAAGCGTTACAGGATAAATTTTTAGCCGAATACCGCACAAAATATCCTGCAATACCAGAAATGTCAGAACCGGATTTTGAAGAATATAAAGCACCGGAAGGATACGATGACCGCCTGGATCATTTTGCCAACTTTTTTGATGCGATGCGGAATAATAAACCAGTTCTGGAAGATGCAGTTTTTGGTCTAAGAGCAGCTGGCCCGGCTTTACTTTCCAATAAGAGTTACTTCGAAAGTACGGTTGTAAACTGGAATCCCGAAGAAATGAAAATCGTAAAAACAGTTTAA
- a CDS encoding tetratricopeptide repeat-containing sensor histidine kinase, whose protein sequence is MHFSKAIVYAFVLIFNLILFSATGQVAEIRNLQQQLPTVNDSLAYVDVLNRIGFLTHMKSADSCLQYGMRAKSIADRLSYSKGKADAIVNIGSALYLKGLYSQALSLFTDAMMIYDGIDDHAGVMHMYMNFAVVYEVLGDTANAVKFSKKSMSRISRVTNDSLLSMQFANYEYFMPKSDADSSRYYLDKAEKIAIRYKDDRVLLVLDQLRGEKLVEAGKFKEALPLILKSLSTARSQQLEYHEITGLDYYANYFLKQNLVDSAIICYNQSYQIALKSGFLTFKTEILKSMLQAYKLKKDEIGTARVNALLVKALEEEGRSNKNFAGDYISYSNTERELRELEMKQANDRRIIFVLVVFSFIALAAIVYILYLNKKLKLSADEHIALNQRITSQNELLVKADQFKSNLISVLAHDFRSPLASTMGMIHVLKDQEFEKEELDVFYDSIENELHETLLTFDNILQWVKKQYSGYVYKPERVLLNDLIEEAASVHKNLINDKQIAIINLVPETTELYTDKEMIQFINRNLLHNAIKYSPQHGSIVVSAFTTDDELVISVHDEGSGMTQEQQEQLFSFNKGNATDKSARSCPHYL, encoded by the coding sequence ATGCATTTTTCCAAGGCAATTGTATATGCTTTTGTACTGATTTTTAATTTAATCCTGTTTTCGGCTACTGGCCAGGTCGCTGAAATCAGGAATTTGCAACAACAACTTCCAACAGTAAATGACAGCCTGGCTTATGTGGATGTTTTGAATAGAATTGGCTTCCTGACACACATGAAAAGTGCTGATAGCTGCCTTCAATATGGAATGCGCGCCAAATCTATTGCTGACCGGTTGTCCTATTCCAAAGGGAAAGCCGATGCTATCGTAAATATTGGCTCAGCACTTTATTTAAAAGGATTATATAGCCAGGCACTTTCCCTGTTCACCGATGCCATGATGATCTACGATGGCATTGATGACCATGCCGGCGTTATGCATATGTATATGAATTTTGCCGTTGTGTATGAGGTTTTGGGGGACACAGCCAATGCCGTCAAATTTTCGAAAAAATCCATGTCCAGGATTAGCCGGGTCACGAACGATTCTTTGCTGAGTATGCAATTTGCCAATTACGAATATTTCATGCCAAAAAGCGATGCTGATTCTTCCAGGTATTATTTGGACAAAGCAGAAAAAATAGCGATCCGTTACAAAGACGACAGAGTTTTACTTGTGCTCGATCAGTTGCGTGGTGAAAAGCTGGTAGAAGCCGGTAAATTTAAAGAGGCATTGCCGCTCATCCTGAAATCGCTTTCAACGGCGCGGAGTCAGCAGCTGGAATACCATGAAATTACCGGACTGGATTATTACGCGAATTATTTTCTTAAGCAGAATCTGGTCGACAGTGCCATTATATGTTATAACCAGAGTTATCAGATTGCATTAAAAAGCGGATTTCTGACCTTCAAAACGGAGATCCTGAAATCCATGCTTCAGGCTTATAAATTAAAAAAAGATGAGATTGGTACTGCCAGGGTCAATGCACTTTTGGTGAAAGCCCTGGAGGAAGAGGGGAGAAGTAATAAGAATTTTGCCGGGGATTATATTTCATATAGTAATACTGAGCGGGAATTGCGGGAGCTGGAAATGAAGCAGGCAAATGACCGCCGGATCATCTTTGTTTTGGTAGTATTTTCTTTCATTGCCCTGGCTGCAATAGTGTATATATTGTACCTGAACAAAAAATTGAAATTAAGTGCGGATGAGCATATTGCGTTAAATCAAAGAATAACTTCCCAAAACGAATTATTGGTAAAAGCAGACCAGTTTAAATCGAATCTGATTTCTGTGCTCGCCCACGATTTCCGTTCGCCGCTTGCTTCAACAATGGGTATGATACATGTGCTGAAAGACCAGGAATTTGAAAAAGAAGAACTTGACGTTTTTTATGATTCAATTGAAAATGAATTACATGAAACTCTTTTGACATTTGACAACATTTTGCAGTGGGTCAAAAAGCAATATTCCGGTTATGTGTATAAACCTGAGCGGGTATTACTAAATGACTTGATTGAAGAAGCAGCGTCAGTGCATAAAAACCTGATCAATGACAAGCAGATTGCCATAATCAATCTGGTGCCGGAAACCACGGAGCTGTATACCGACAAGGAAATGATTCAGTTCATTAATCGCAACCTTCTGCACAATGCGATTAAATATTCCCCTCAACATGGCAGCATTGTAGTTTCAGCATTTACAACTGATGATGAACTTGTAATTTCTGTACATGATGAGGGTTCAGGCATGACACAGGAACAGCAGGAACAACTGTTTTCTTTTAATAAAGGAAATGCTACGGATAAAAGCGCAAGGAGTTGCCCTCACTATTTGTAA
- a CDS encoding tryptophan-rich sensory protein — protein sequence MKKTLQAANILALIITIIMNYLSNTGVFNGNTMATVSARYQNLFTPSGYAFSIWGFIYIGLIAFVIHQGKGLFKKGYTPSIVEEIGWAFVISCVANCLWILAWLYEFTGASVLIMIVLLVSLLRIIILTRMELDLVPFKRVALVWWPFSLYLGWIMVAVIANTAAYLTKIEWNGFGISDTGWTIMMICVAGAAYLFITWNRNMREAAFVGAWGLAAVASANWNKTQSVAFAAINVTAILILSGLVHGYKNRKNPFII from the coding sequence ATGAAGAAAACACTGCAAGCTGCAAACATTTTGGCGCTGATCATTACGATCATCATGAATTACCTGTCAAATACAGGCGTGTTTAATGGAAATACCATGGCGACGGTTTCTGCGCGGTACCAAAATCTTTTTACTCCGTCGGGATATGCATTTTCAATATGGGGATTTATTTATATCGGATTAATTGCATTTGTTATTCATCAAGGAAAAGGATTATTTAAAAAAGGATATACTCCATCAATCGTGGAAGAAATTGGCTGGGCTTTTGTTATTTCCTGTGTAGCTAATTGTTTATGGATTTTGGCCTGGCTTTATGAATTTACCGGGGCTTCTGTGCTGATCATGATTGTTTTGCTTGTTAGTTTACTGCGGATCATAATATTGACAAGAATGGAACTTGATCTCGTTCCATTCAAAAGAGTTGCTTTGGTTTGGTGGCCCTTTTCTTTATATTTGGGCTGGATCATGGTGGCTGTCATAGCCAATACGGCGGCATATCTAACCAAAATTGAATGGAACGGATTCGGTATTTCTGATACTGGCTGGACTATCATGATGATCTGCGTAGCCGGTGCAGCTTACCTATTCATAACCTGGAACAGAAATATGCGTGAAGCAGCATTTGTTGGTGCATGGGGATTGGCCGCAGTTGCCAGTGCAAATTGGAACAAAACGCAATCGGTTGCTTTTGCTGCAATTAACGTTACTGCAATTCTTATACTAAGTGGTCTAGTTCACGGTTATAAAAACAGAAAAAACCCCTTCATTATTTAA